A genomic region of Anas platyrhynchos isolate ZD024472 breed Pekin duck chromosome 9, IASCAAS_PekinDuck_T2T, whole genome shotgun sequence contains the following coding sequences:
- the DVL3 gene encoding segment polarity protein dishevelled homolog DVL-3 isoform X5, which yields MGHSSGCHSCVLVDPPVVKEEISDDNAKLPCFNGRVVSWLVSAEGSHSDAGSVCADNQTELPPSMERTGGIGDSRPPSFHPNTGGSRENLDNETETDSVVSSQRERPRRKDGPEHAPRVNGTVKGERRRDLGGYESSSTLMSSELETTSFFDSDEDDSTSRFSSSTEQSSASRLMRRHKRRRRKQKAPRIERSSSFSSITDSTMSLNIITVTLNMEKYNFLGISIVGQSNERGDGGIYIGSIMKGGAVAADGRIEPGDMLLQVNDINFENMSNDDAVRVLREIVHKPGPITLTVAKCWDPSPRGCFSLPRSEPIRPIDPAAWVSHTAAMTGTYPAYGMSPSMSTITSTSSSITSSIPETERLDDFHLSIHSDMATIVKAMASPESGLEVRDRMWLKITIPNAFIGSDVVDWLYHHVEGFTDRRESRKYASNLLKAGYIRHTVNKITFSEQCYYIFGDLCGNMANLSLHDHDGSSGASDQDTLAPLPHPGAAPWPMAFPYQYPPPHPYNPHPGFPDPGYSYGGGSAGSQHSEGSRSSGSNRSGSERRKEREKTGESKSGGSGSESDHTTRSSMRRERAASERSVPASQHSQRSQHSLAHSIRSHHSQQSYGPPGLPPLFSPPMLLMPPPPSAMGPPGAPPGRDLASVPPELTASRQSFRMAMGNPSEFFVDVM from the exons CTGGTGTCTGCAGAGGGATCCCATTCGGACGCGGGGTCGGTCTGTGCCGATAACCAGACAGAGCTGCCGCCGTCCATGGAGCGCACGGGAGGCATCGGAGACTCCAGGCCCCCCTCTTTCCA CCCTAACACTGGGGGGAGTCGGGAAAACTTGGACAACGAGACAGAGACAGACTCAGTGGTGTCATCGCAAAGGGAACGACCTCGTCGGAAAGATGGGCCTGAGCATG CACCCAGGGTGAACGGTACAGTGAAGGGAGAGCGGCGCCGAGACCTGGGCGGGTACGAAAGCTCCTCCACGCTCATGAGCAGTGAGCTGGAGACCACCAGCTTCTTCGATTCTGATGAAGATGACTCCACGAGCAG GTTCAGCAGTTCAACAGAGCAAAGCAGCGCTTCCCGTCTGATGAGGAGGCACAAGCGACGCCGGCGGAAACAGAAGGCTCCACGCATTGAGCGG TCATCGTCCTTCAGCAGCATCACAGACTCCACCATGTCCCTGAACATCATCACTGTCACGCTAAACATGG AGAAATACAATTTCCTGGGCATTTCCATTGTGGGACAGAGCAATGAACGCGGGGACGGAGGCATTTACATTGGCTCTATCATGAAGGGCGGTGCTGTGGCAGCTGATGGCAGGATTGAGCCAGGAGACATGCTCTTGCAG GTGAATGACATCAACTTTGAGAACATGAGCAACGACGATGCTGTGCGGGTGCTGAGGGAGATCGTGCACAAGCCGGG GCCCATCACCCTGACGGTGGCCAAGTGCTGGGACCCCAGCCCCCGAGGCTGCTTCTCGTTACCCAGGA GTGAGCCCATCCGGCCCATTGACCCGGCAGCCTGGGTGTCTCACACGGCAGCGATGACTGGCACCTACCCAGCGTACGGTATGAGTCCATCCATGAGCACAATCACTTCCACCAGCTCCTCCATcaccagctccatcccagagaCCGAAC GCCTCGATGACTTTCACCTGTCCATCCACAGCGACATGGCCACCATTGTCAAAGCCATGGCCTCCCCAGAGTCAGGCCTGGAGGTGCGGGACCGCATGTGGCTGAAGATCACCATCCCCAATGCTTTCATCG GTTCGGATGTGGTGGACTGGCTGTATCACCACGTGGAGGGCTTTACAGACCGTCGTGAATCCCGCAAATATGCCAGCAACCTGCTGAAGGCTGGCTACATCCGACACACCGTCAACAAGATCACCTTCTCCGAGCAGTGCTATTACATCTTCGGGGACCTCTGTGGAA ACATGGCTAACCTGTCCCTTCACGATCACGACGGCTCCAGCGGTGCTTCCGATCAGGACACTTTGGCTCCGCTCCCACACCCAGGAGCCGCCCCCTGGCCTATGGCTTTCCCGTACCAGTATCCACCACCTCACCCTTACAACCCCCACCCCGGCTTCCCTGACCCAGGCTACAGCTACGGAGGGGGCAGTGCGGGCAGCCAGCACAGTGAAG GGAGCCGGAGCAGCGGTTCCAATCGCAGCGGCAGcgagaggaggaaggagagagagaagaccGGGGAGTCCAAGTCAGGAGGCAGCGGGAGCGAGTCGGACCACACCACGAGGAGCAGCATGAGGCGGGAGCGCGCGGCCAGCGAGCGCTCGGTGCCCGccagccagcacagccagcGGAGCCAGCACTCCCTGGCTCACAGCATCCGCAGCCACCACAGCCAGCAGTCGTACGGGCCGCCCGGCCTCCCCCCTCTCTTCAGCCCCCCCATGTTGCTGATGCCACCACCGCCTTCAGCCATGGGGCCCCCCGGGGCACCGCCGGGCCGTGACCTGGCCTCTGTGCCCCCCGAACTGACAGCCAGTAGACAGTCCTTCCGAATGGCCATGGGCAACCCCAGTGAGTTCTTTGTGGATGTAATGTGA